A DNA window from Primulina tabacum isolate GXHZ01 chromosome 12, ASM2559414v2, whole genome shotgun sequence contains the following coding sequences:
- the LOC142520269 gene encoding uncharacterized protein LOC142520269 codes for MIATGPVTWQNFRETFLKQYYLAKVRLQKLSEFENLTQAPDMSVVEYTSQFNALGSYAPAIMADEILKLHRFKRGLNSRIQSALAVYQPANFADLMGAAIRAETEIRRREGEYKNKRPLTGQSSQGGQKFRKPSQSGGPSPGQPSTANHQGLKSCPTCNFRHTGECRRASGVCFGCGKSGHRIAECPTAANQAAGPNKGTGSKVGANPNKPNENKPNARVFAMNQEEADDANEVVSGTILLQKVPAYALFDCGATHSFVSKRFAKKVGLKPESLTEPFRIATPTSKTIETHEIHKDCKIGIVNQTFSADLIQLVMVDFDIILGMDWLASNNSIVDCKGKRVKLRTPNQAEIVYHGKSKERKSLLSTSQAWKAMKSGDDIYLAMVNEVQGEVEMRIEDIPIVCEFPDVFPEELPGTVPDREVEFEINLVPSAAPISKAP; via the coding sequence ATGATCGCTACCGGACCAGTCACATGGCAGAACTTCCGAGAGACATTTCTGAAACAGTACTACCTAGCAAAAGTCAGATTGCAGAAGTTGAGTGAATTTGAAAATCTCACTCAAGCTCCAGATATGTCCGTAGTGGAATACACATCTCAGTTTAATGCCCTTGGGTCGTATGCTCCGGCAATCATGGCGGACGAAATTTTGAAGCTGCACCGGTTTAAGAGAGGATTGAACAGTCGAATCCAGTCAGCCTTAGCAGTTTATCAGCCCGCCAATTTTGCAGATCTTATGGGCGCAGCTATTCGAGCTGAAACCGAAATTCGCCGAAGAGAGGGAGAATATAAGAACAAGCGCCCTCTTACTGGTCAGTCTTCACAGGGTGGACAAAAGTTCAGGAAGCCCAGTCAATCAGGCGGACCTTCTCCAGGGCAACCCTCCACGGCAAACCACCAAGGACTCAAGTCGTGCCCAACATGCAATTTCAGACACACAGGGGAGTGCCGAAGAGCTAGTGGTGTGTGCTTCGGATGTGGGAAATCAGGGCACCGAATCGCAGAATGTCCTACTGCCGCCAATCAAGCAGCCGGGCCCAACAAAGGAACTGGGTCGAAGGTGGGAGCTAACCCCAACAAACCAAATGAGAATAAGCCTAATGCCAGGGTATTCGCTATGAATCAGGAAGAGGCGGACGACGCCAATGAAGTCGTATCAGGTACCATCTTACTTCAAAAAGTACCTGCCTATGCATTGTTTGACTGTGGTGCTACGCACTCTTTTGTGTCTAAGAGGTTTGCTAAGAAAGTAGGACTTAAGCCCGAATCTCTAACTGAACCTTTTCGGATAGCCACACCTACGAGTAAGACCATAGAAACTCATGAAATTCACAAGGATTGTAAGATCGGTATCGTTAATCAGACTTTCAGTGCCGACTTGATACAATTGGTTATGGTCGATttcgacatcattctagggatggattggttagccagtAATAATTCCATAGTGGACTGTAAAGGGAAAAGAGTTAAGCTCCGAACCCCAAATCAGGCAGAGATCGTGTATCATGGTAAATCCAAGGAACGAAAATCACTCCTTTCCACTTCCCAGGCATGGAAGGCCATGAAATCCGGAGACGATATCTACCTAGCAATGGTCAACGAAGTGCAAGGAGAAGTCGAAATGAGGATAGAAGACATCCCAATAGTATGTGAGTTCCCGGATGTTTTCCCAGAAGAACTCCCAGGGACAGTTCCAGACCGCGAAGTTGAGTTCGAAATTAATCTGGTTCCTAGTGCAGCAccaatctctaaagcaccttag